The genomic region CCGAGACTGTCCGCAGCGACTGGGTGCTCGCCGGCCGCCCGGATTCGCAAGCCAAGACTCGTTCGCCACAGGATCACCACTGAGGCAGGGACGAGGAGTAGCGCCAACAGGGTCGCCCAAGAGACGTTGCTGGTGATTCCAGACAAAAGGGCTGACAGGTCTGACACTAGGAACCATCCCTGGTCAGAGAGCCAGCCGAAAAGGTCGGGGGTGCTCCATCCAAACATGTCGCCACCCGAAACGAATGGCAGATCCCCGTGTCCTACCGACTCCACCCGCGGAGATTGGGTGATGCCACCTCCGGAGCGAGCCGCAAAGACTTCGCCGGACAGGAACCGGGCCAGGGCCGGCGCCAGGATGTTGATGGCCACGCCGGAGATGATGTGGTCGACGCCGAAACCGACCGTGGCTATTGCGTGGAGTAGGCCACCCGCGGCTCCGCCGGCTACACCGATGGCTAGGCCCCACCAGGGCCCGAATTCCAGCGCCCCCCAGGCTCCGAACCAGGTGCCCAGAATCATCATTCCTTCGAGGCCGATATTCACCACGCCGGCTCGTTCGGCCCAGATCCCGCCCAGGCCGGCTAACAGAATTGGTATGGCCCGCCGGAGGGTGGATTCGGCGGTACCAGCCGAGATCAGATCAGTGGTCTCTGGTCGCGCCAGTTCTTGAGTAAGCGAGAGAGCTATGACCAAGCCGAGGGCGGCGACCATCCATCGCATTACCACCGAGTCACGCAAGGTCGGGCGCCTCATGACGTCGGTTCCAGAGTTCGCTGGGTGGCCGACGCAGCGTCTCGAGCCTCCTGGGCCCGACGGATTCGGTTAACCACCTCGTAGGCCACAACAGCTGAGAGCACGACCACTCCCTGGAGGATGGACACGATCTCTCGTGGGGTATCGCCTACCACGTCCAGGATGGGCGCAGCGCTGTCAAGCCAGCCGAACAGGAGGGCCCCCACTGCCACTCCGGCAGGATGATTGCGTCCAATGAGGGCGATCGCTATGCCCGTAAAGCCCAGACCCCGAGTAAACCCGAGGTCGTATTTGTAGCTGTCGCCCAGGATCTCCGGTAGGCCGATCAGGCCGGCAACTGCACCAGATAACAGCATGGCTCGCACCACGGTGGCTCGCGGGTCCACTCCACTGGCCTCAGCGGCGAACGGGTTCAGGCCGGTGGCCCGCAGATCGAAACCGGAGCGGGTTCGGGTCAGGAAAAGGTGGAAGAGAACCCCAACGACGATGGCGATCAGGAGGAAGCCCCAGAGCTCGCGCCCCCTTCCAATCTCCCGGGTAAACATTTCCACCATCCCGTTGAGGTTGGGGAAGCGTCCTGACGGCGCGATTTCCGGCGTTGTGATGTTGAGGGTGGTGTCATCCCCATCGTCGAGCCACGTCCTGAGCAGGTAGCCGATGGCCGACAGGGCAATGGCGTTCAACATGATGGTGGAGATCACCTCATGGACGCCACGCGTCACCTTGAGATAGCCGGCAACCCCGGCATACAGGGATCCAACGGACATGGCAACGGCCATGATCAGGGCCACGTGCAAAATGGGTGGAAGGTTGACTGCCGCTCCGACGGCCGCCGCAACGAGGGCGGCCAACATGTACTGGCCTTCAACACCGATATTGAAGAGGTTCATCCGAAAGCCAATTGCGACGGCGATACCGGCCAGGTACAACTGCGTGGCCCGATTTCCCGTCTCGACGAGGGCTCCCAGACTGCTGCCGTAGGAAAGCATCTCCCGCCAGGCTTCCCACGGGCTGGTGCCGGCTATCAGCAGAACTACTGAGGAAAGGGCGACCGAAAAGATAATGGCCACAACCGGGGGAGCCAGGGCCAGCATGATCCGTCGACCGGTCATTCTTCGTCCCCGGTTACGTCCTCGGCACCGGTCATGTATCCGCCCAGTTGTCTGGGCGTGGTGGTACCTGGGTCCAGTTCGGCGACCACCCGGCCCCGCAGCATGACCACCAAGCGGTCGGCCAAACCGAGTAACTCCTCCAGATCGGCCGAGACCAGGAGCAGGGCAAGCCCGTTCTGTCTTGCGGTCCGCAACTCCTCCCAAACAGCGGCTTGAGCGCCAACGTCAATGCCCCGAGTGGGATGGGCTGCGATGAGTAGTCGGGGTGATGCAGCCATCTCCCGACCGATGACCAACTTCTGCTGATTGCCGCCCGACAAAGCTCGGGCCGACGTGTCGATGCTTGGAGTCCGGACGTCAAAGTCTTTGACAATGCGTGTCGTGGCTTCCCGGCTCCGGCGTCGGTCCAACAGCGGGCCACGAGCGAAGGGCTCCATTGTCTGGTGGCCAAGCATGGCGTTCTCCCAGAGTGGAGCGTCTAGGAGCAGGCCGCGACGGTGACGGTCCTCGGGGACGTAACCAATGAGCGCCTCGCGTCTCCGACGAACCGACCAGGTAGAGATTTCTTCGCCGTCCAAGAGAATCTGGCCGCCATCCTCTATGGAGCGAAGCCCGAGGATGGCTTCGATCAGCTCTCCCTGACCGTTTCCCTCGACACCTGCCACACCGAGGATCTCTCCTCGGCGCACAGCGAGGCTCACGTTGTCCAGAGCAGGACGCTTCGTCTCGTCGAGCACCATCACGTCGCTCAGAGACAAGGAGA from Acidimicrobiales bacterium harbors:
- a CDS encoding ABC transporter permease, producing MRDSVVMRWMVAALGLVIALSLTQELARPETTDLISAGTAESTLRRAIPILLAGLGGIWAERAGVVNIGLEGMMILGTWFGAWGALEFGPWWGLAIGVAGGAAGGLLHAIATVGFGVDHIISGVAINILAPALARFLSGEVFAARSGGGITQSPRVESVGHGDLPFVSGGDMFGWSTPDLFGWLSDQGWFLVSDLSALLSGITSNVSWATLLALLLVPASVVILWRTSLGLRIRAAGEHPVAADSLGVNVYRMKTLAVVVSGGLAGFGGAFIVIEQTGIYREAQVQGRGFIGLATVIFGNWQPVGAFLGSMLFGFADALQLRDRTAVHALLLLVGAALAALAVRAVLRRRPAAGTGFAALALVVLWWYSVSEEVMRELPPITPHVATLLVLVFASSRLRMPAANGLRYRRGQE
- a CDS encoding ABC transporter permease yields the protein MTGRRIMLALAPPVVAIIFSVALSSVVLLIAGTSPWEAWREMLSYGSSLGALVETGNRATQLYLAGIAVAIGFRMNLFNIGVEGQYMLAALVAAAVGAAVNLPPILHVALIMAVAMSVGSLYAGVAGYLKVTRGVHEVISTIMLNAIALSAIGYLLRTWLDDGDDTTLNITTPEIAPSGRFPNLNGMVEMFTREIGRGRELWGFLLIAIVVGVLFHLFLTRTRSGFDLRATGLNPFAAEASGVDPRATVVRAMLLSGAVAGLIGLPEILGDSYKYDLGFTRGLGFTGIAIALIGRNHPAGVAVGALLFGWLDSAAPILDVVGDTPREIVSILQGVVVLSAVVAYEVVNRIRRAQEARDAASATQRTLEPTS
- a CDS encoding ABC transporter ATP-binding protein, producing the protein MTTPAVELSGITKRYPGVVANDAVDLQVAEGEIHAVVGENGAGKSTLMKILYGMQSPDEGQMLVRGAEVQFSSPAEAIAHGIGMVHQHFMLADNLTVLENVVLGAEPRKRGFIDREAARRDLEHLGASYGLDIHPDDLVETLEVGERQRVEIIKVLYRGARILILDEPTSVLVPQEVEELFRNLRELKARGHTILFIDHKLEEVLAIADTVTVLRQGRTMATVDPKRVTASELAELMVGSELPSPSTEPRAVDDHVSLSLSDVMVLDETKRPALDNVSLAVRRGEILGVAGVEGNGQGELIEAILGLRSIEDGGQILLDGEEISTWSVRRRREALIGYVPEDRHRRGLLLDAPLWENAMLGHQTMEPFARGPLLDRRRSREATTRIVKDFDVRTPSIDTSARALSGGNQQKLVIGREMAASPRLLIAAHPTRGIDVGAQAAVWEELRTARQNGLALLLVSADLEELLGLADRLVVMLRGRVVAELDPGTTTPRQLGGYMTGAEDVTGDEE